A section of the Geoalkalibacter ferrihydriticus DSM 17813 genome encodes:
- a CDS encoding bifunctional ADP-dependent NAD(P)H-hydrate dehydratase/NAD(P)H-hydrate epimerase yields MRILSTQQMREVDRRTIEEIGIPGAVLMENAGRGAAACIAERCSRLFPGPVLVLAGKGNNGGDGFVIARCLLERGWKVRTLALAERAAFSGDARINLDVLLRLTEEVVFAPDEATLAPALAASRDFQLAVDALFGTGLSSGVRGHYGVAIEWLNARDCTVAAVDIPSGIDASSGRILGCAVHASLTLTFARPKIGHLVYPGAGLVGSLEVVEIGIPAALIENTQPAYFWVDGDEARRMLPPRPAEGHKGTFGHLLVIGGSAGKTGAAAMTTEGAVRAGAGLVTLGCPASLHDIFEIKLTEPMTVSLPDVGGSLSMRALESIVALCRDRQALALGPGLGQAVETQTLVRSLVRECALPQVIDADGLNALAGHLEVLSARPPATTVLTPHPGEMARLAGVSIADVQKDRVAFARDFAGKYQVVLVLKGARTLTAAPDGRVFINSGGNPGMASGGMGDVLTGLIGGFLAQNMEPGVAAALGVYLHARAADRLARKMGTAGLAATDLLLEIPATRHELIEGAIHAQS; encoded by the coding sequence AGCAGATGCGCGAGGTTGACCGCCGGACAATTGAAGAAATCGGCATTCCAGGCGCGGTGTTGATGGAGAACGCCGGCCGCGGGGCTGCCGCGTGCATTGCCGAGCGCTGCTCCAGACTTTTCCCCGGGCCGGTGCTGGTGTTGGCGGGCAAGGGTAACAATGGCGGCGATGGCTTTGTCATCGCCCGTTGTCTCTTGGAGCGGGGTTGGAAGGTGCGTACCCTGGCCCTGGCCGAGCGCGCCGCTTTCAGCGGTGATGCCCGGATCAATCTCGACGTGTTGCTGCGCTTGACGGAAGAGGTTGTTTTTGCTCCTGATGAAGCAACGCTTGCGCCTGCTTTAGCCGCTTCAAGGGACTTTCAGCTGGCCGTGGATGCGTTGTTCGGCACGGGTCTTTCCTCCGGGGTGCGCGGGCATTATGGCGTTGCCATCGAGTGGCTCAATGCGCGCGATTGCACGGTTGCCGCGGTTGATATCCCGTCGGGAATCGACGCGAGCAGCGGCCGGATACTCGGGTGCGCGGTGCACGCCTCTCTCACCCTGACCTTCGCTCGGCCCAAGATCGGTCACCTGGTGTATCCCGGGGCCGGATTGGTCGGCTCCTTGGAGGTGGTGGAGATTGGGATTCCGGCCGCTCTGATCGAAAATACACAACCGGCCTACTTCTGGGTCGATGGGGATGAGGCGCGCCGCATGCTGCCGCCGCGCCCGGCCGAGGGACACAAGGGGACCTTCGGCCATCTTCTGGTCATTGGTGGGTCGGCGGGAAAAACCGGCGCCGCGGCCATGACCACCGAGGGCGCGGTGCGTGCCGGCGCCGGGCTGGTTACCCTGGGTTGCCCGGCAAGCCTTCATGACATCTTTGAAATCAAATTGACCGAACCCATGACCGTATCCTTGCCGGATGTCGGCGGGTCGCTCAGCATGCGGGCCTTGGAAAGCATTGTCGCGCTCTGTCGTGACAGGCAGGCTCTGGCCTTGGGTCCGGGCCTCGGCCAGGCCGTGGAAACACAGACCCTGGTGCGAAGCCTGGTGCGAGAGTGTGCGCTACCGCAGGTCATCGATGCCGATGGTCTCAATGCCCTGGCCGGGCATCTTGAGGTTCTCTCCGCGCGGCCGCCGGCTACGACCGTCCTCACCCCTCATCCGGGAGAAATGGCGCGTCTGGCAGGCGTTAGCATCGCCGATGTGCAGAAAGACCGCGTGGCTTTTGCCCGTGACTTTGCCGGAAAATACCAAGTGGTCCTGGTGCTCAAGGGCGCCCGCACCCTGACCGCGGCCCCCGATGGACGTGTCTTCATCAATTCCGGAGGCAATCCCGGCATGGCATCCGGCGGCATGGGCGATGTGCTGACGGGGCTGATCGGTGGTTTTCTTGCTCAGAACATGGAACCAGGCGTCGCTGCTGCCCTTGGGGTCTATCTTCACGCTCGGGCGGCGGATCGCTTGGCCCGGAAAATGGGCACCGCGGGTTTGGCGGCAACCGATCTGCTGCTGGAAATTCCCGCAACTCGTCACGAACTCATTGAAGGAGCCATTCATGCTCAAAGCTAA